In the Prochlorococcus sp. MIT 1307 genome, one interval contains:
- a CDS encoding chlorophyll a/b-binding protein: MTTSSSVVTEAGGRQNVYAAEPHTYIDPDYKSYAHESELANARWAMIGFVAAVGAYATTGQFIPGVF; this comes from the coding sequence ATGACAACTTCTTCATCCGTAGTTACAGAAGCAGGTGGACGTCAGAATGTGTATGCAGCTGAACCGCATACATATATAGACCCAGACTATAAAAGTTATGCCCATGAATCTGAACTAGCTAATGCTCGTTGGGCAATGATTGGTTTTGTTGCTGCTGTTGGCGCATATGCAACAACAGGACAATTCATACCAGGTGTTTTTTAA
- a CDS encoding DUF1824 family protein codes for MLDSEIKSIEDLKNFRSAPILDENQSKILLDELSNYMQDVDWFTIGIMAPSSKLALYLIKEMEKKFNWPSMKLATPLEEEGPVFLKANQKTGDINVRIEYGLGEGILLGCQHNEEQKQTDTFGPFPLDFFKIKD; via the coding sequence ATGCTTGATTCAGAAATAAAATCAATTGAAGATCTAAAAAATTTCCGTTCAGCTCCAATATTAGATGAAAATCAATCAAAGATTCTATTAGATGAACTTTCAAACTACATGCAAGATGTTGATTGGTTCACTATTGGAATAATGGCACCAAGTTCAAAATTGGCTTTATACCTTATAAAGGAGATGGAAAAAAAATTCAACTGGCCATCGATGAAATTGGCTACCCCATTAGAGGAAGAGGGACCTGTTTTTCTAAAAGCAAATCAAAAAACTGGAGACATCAATGTACGCATAGAATATGGATTAGGCGAAGGTATCCTGCTGGGTTGCCAACATAATGAAGAGCAAAAACAAACTGATACATTTGGACCATTCCCATTGGATTTCTTCAAGATTAAAGATTAA
- the rpsU gene encoding 30S ribosomal protein S21, translating into MTQVTVGENEAVESALRRFKREVVKAGIFNELRRIRHHETPVEKYKRKQRLRSKSRRRGRSR; encoded by the coding sequence TTGACTCAAGTAACTGTCGGAGAAAACGAGGCTGTTGAATCTGCGCTACGCCGCTTTAAACGTGAAGTGGTGAAGGCGGGGATTTTTAATGAATTAAGGCGAATACGCCATCATGAAACTCCCGTAGAGAAGTACAAAAGGAAGCAACGGCTTCGCAGTAAAAGTCGTCGTCGGGGCCGTTCGCGCTAA
- a CDS encoding chlorophyll a/b-binding protein, which yields MNKNAELQNGRLAMIGFDIALITYIFTGQIIPGVF from the coding sequence ATGAACAAAAACGCAGAGCTACAAAATGGTCGTTTGGCAATGATCGGTTTTGATATTGCTTTAATTACCTATATTTTTACGGGACAAATTATACCTGGTGTTTTCTAG
- the rpsU gene encoding 30S ribosomal protein S21 has protein sequence MTKLTIGGNEAVESAISRFKREVVKVGIFNELRRIRHHETPVEKYKRKQGLRNKSRRHGHSR, from the coding sequence TTGACAAAACTAACAATTGGAGGAAATGAGGCTGTAGAATCAGCAATCAGTCGGTTTAAACGTGAAGTAGTGAAGGTAGGGATCTTTAATGAGTTAAGGCGCATACGCCATCACGAAACCCCAGTAGAAAAATACAAGCGAAAGCAGGGGCTTCGAAATAAAAGTCGTCGGCACGGACATTCTCGATAA
- a CDS encoding fatty acid desaturase, producing MVKLNNAKSLTYQQLDKVPSKPEVQELSRSDFDIKPYLRRSNIRASWQLFTTIAPVAGLWWVVARINQASISISFKGLAILPILILLALFSSRAFSLMHDCGHRSLFRSLWLNKTMAFFLGVLNAIPQKPWSLDHAFHHRHNGNWEIYRGPIDVITLTDYQKLSEINKFLYAFSRHWLMLFPGGFYYLVIKPRLTLIQVTLSFLWSIIEDFIGCLLKKDFANIFVFSGRFRSKNSGYGDTFVEIADLYANNFAVIIIWILMSRWLGAGLFWSCYSVVMTFSAAIFICIFFVQHNFKDSYAHGSYNWSSLLGAVEGSSNLEIPRCLNWFFADISFHSIHHLCDRIPNYHLRACHERNKHLLVNAKIITLTEIPHCFDYILWDSDLQRLTTIEKAKSSC from the coding sequence ATGGTTAAGTTAAATAATGCAAAATCCTTAACCTATCAACAACTAGATAAGGTGCCCAGCAAACCAGAAGTCCAAGAATTAAGTAGGTCTGACTTTGATATTAAGCCTTATTTAAGGCGATCTAATATCAGAGCAAGTTGGCAGCTTTTCACAACGATTGCTCCTGTTGCAGGGCTTTGGTGGGTAGTTGCGAGAATTAATCAAGCTTCTATATCTATTTCATTCAAGGGGTTGGCAATTTTGCCGATACTAATATTATTAGCCTTGTTTTCATCTCGTGCATTTTCATTGATGCATGATTGTGGACATAGGTCATTGTTTCGCTCTCTATGGTTGAACAAAACAATGGCTTTTTTCCTGGGCGTTCTTAATGCAATTCCACAAAAGCCTTGGTCACTTGATCATGCTTTTCATCACCGGCATAATGGAAATTGGGAGATTTATCGTGGACCTATTGATGTCATCACTCTTACCGATTATCAAAAACTCTCTGAAATAAATAAGTTTTTGTATGCCTTCAGTCGACATTGGTTAATGTTATTCCCTGGAGGATTCTATTATTTAGTCATTAAACCTAGATTAACATTAATACAAGTTACATTGTCTTTTCTCTGGTCAATAATTGAAGATTTTATAGGTTGCCTATTGAAAAAAGACTTCGCCAATATTTTTGTATTTTCAGGACGCTTTCGATCAAAAAATTCAGGTTATGGTGATACATTTGTAGAGATTGCTGATCTATATGCTAATAATTTTGCTGTGATTATAATTTGGATACTTATGAGTAGATGGCTTGGTGCTGGTCTTTTTTGGAGTTGTTATTCGGTCGTAATGACGTTTTCGGCTGCGATTTTTATATGCATATTTTTTGTCCAACATAACTTCAAAGATTCATATGCTCACGGCTCATATAATTGGAGCTCTTTACTTGGAGCAGTTGAAGGTAGCAGTAATTTGGAAATTCCTCGTTGCTTGAATTGGTTCTTTGCCGATATTTCTTTTCATAGCATTCATCATTTATGTGATCGAATCCCTAATTACCATTTGAGAGCTTGTCATGAACGTAATAAGCACCTTTTGGTAAATGCGAAGATTATTACTCTTACTGAGATACCACATTGCTTTGATTACATACTTTGGGATTCTGACCTTCAAAGGCTCACTACTATAGAGAAGGCAAAAAGTTCTTGTTGA
- a CDS encoding high light inducible protein, whose protein sequence is MNNPFEIKNVEPEKVVAERINGWAAMMGFWAVIGAYLTTGQIIPGFV, encoded by the coding sequence ATGAACAATCCTTTTGAAATAAAAAATGTCGAGCCTGAAAAGGTTGTTGCTGAGCGAATTAATGGTTGGGCAGCAATGATGGGCTTCTGGGCTGTAATTGGTGCATACCTAACTACAGGCCAGATAATTCCAGGTTTTGTTTAA
- a CDS encoding fatty acid desaturase: MDSLNNSFSQRQNLKSVLLSGLNGKAAAVKKEDVPSQLDVRNVVPAKCFTRHTVISLAYLFQSLVIQVVIILVGLVIPLTYSMIPVWILYAVVSGTSAMGFWVIAHECGHGAFSDNRRLQTIVGYVLHSFLLVPYFSWQRSHAIHHRFTNHITDGETHVPLVIGGNGITEKPGGEKEVEARRTFGKAQYGVLQLVMHLLFGWPAYLLAGKTGGPRYGTSNHFWPRAPFSRKLWPTIWAKKVWLSDFGVVFVILVLFLWASKAGIASLITLYIGPLLVVNVWLVIYTWLHHTDTDVPHLSGTDFSFMRGAFLSIDRPYGRLLDFLHHRIGSTHVIHHIAPTIPHYYARKATLEIKKAFPKVYLYNSTPIHKALWNIASNCTAVKKEEGTARYFWLRP, translated from the coding sequence GTGGACAGCCTAAATAATTCTTTCTCACAGCGACAGAACCTCAAAAGTGTTCTGCTTTCAGGTCTTAATGGTAAGGCCGCGGCAGTAAAAAAAGAGGATGTGCCTAGTCAATTAGATGTCAGAAATGTTGTGCCTGCAAAATGTTTCACTCGACATACGGTGATATCACTTGCTTATTTATTTCAATCTTTGGTTATTCAAGTCGTAATTATTTTAGTTGGTTTGGTTATTCCGCTTACATATTCAATGATTCCAGTGTGGATTCTCTATGCCGTAGTTTCTGGGACCTCTGCGATGGGCTTTTGGGTTATTGCTCATGAATGTGGGCATGGCGCATTTTCGGATAATAGAAGGCTTCAAACAATAGTTGGATATGTATTGCACTCTTTTCTTTTAGTCCCTTACTTCTCTTGGCAGCGTTCTCATGCTATTCATCATAGATTTACCAATCACATAACAGATGGTGAGACGCACGTCCCATTAGTAATTGGGGGTAATGGAATCACTGAAAAACCTGGTGGTGAAAAGGAGGTAGAAGCGAGAAGAACTTTTGGCAAGGCTCAATATGGTGTACTTCAACTTGTAATGCACCTTTTGTTTGGTTGGCCTGCTTACTTGTTAGCGGGGAAAACAGGTGGACCTCGATATGGGACTTCGAATCACTTCTGGCCGCGGGCACCTTTTTCTAGGAAGTTATGGCCCACAATTTGGGCTAAAAAAGTGTGGCTTTCAGACTTTGGAGTTGTCTTCGTTATTTTGGTACTTTTTCTTTGGGCTTCTAAGGCGGGTATAGCTTCACTTATTACGCTTTATATAGGTCCTTTATTGGTAGTGAATGTATGGTTGGTTATATATACATGGCTTCATCATACTGATACAGATGTTCCACATCTTTCTGGAACTGATTTCTCTTTTATGCGAGGTGCATTTTTGTCAATTGACCGTCCCTATGGAAGACTCTTAGATTTCTTGCACCATAGGATTGGATCAACACATGTTATACATCATATAGCACCTACTATTCCTCATTATTACGCAAGAAAAGCTACTCTAGAAATAAAGAAAGCGTTCCCTAAGGTTTATCTTTATAACTCTACACCTATTCATAAAGCACTTTGGAATATTGCCTCTAATTGTACTGCGGTTAAGAAAGAAGAAGGAACTGCCAGATATTTTTGGCTAAGGCCTTAA
- a CDS encoding chlorophyll a/b-binding protein: MKLLQILSKLFPNYSKEAEQSNGRLAMIGLFALIHNYALTGWVIPGIF; the protein is encoded by the coding sequence ATGAAGCTCTTACAAATCCTGTCGAAATTATTTCCTAATTATTCGAAGGAAGCAGAGCAAAGTAATGGACGTTTAGCAATGATTGGACTCTTTGCTCTAATCCATAACTATGCCTTAACTGGCTGGGTAATACCTGGCATTTTCTAA
- a CDS encoding DUF4090 family protein, protein MEFSGPEAIDQAIQSGVDLDGSPIPVEMLNLYKDVMAKEAGRKRSGVKKSMRNRIVRTGAKHFDMAILNKRLIEAGWEGLMPNEVEFFFN, encoded by the coding sequence ATGGAATTTTCTGGACCAGAAGCTATTGATCAAGCGATTCAAAGTGGAGTTGACCTTGATGGCAGTCCAATTCCTGTTGAGATGCTCAATCTTTATAAAGATGTTATGGCTAAGGAAGCTGGAAGAAAAAGGAGTGGAGTCAAAAAATCAATGCGAAATCGAATTGTACGGACAGGAGCAAAACACTTCGATATGGCTATTCTGAATAAACGCCTTATTGAAGCAGGATGGGAAGGGTTAATGCCAAATGAGGTTGAATTCTTTTTTAATTGA
- a CDS encoding AAA family ATPase, translated as MRLINCQLQNVRLHKDLFVEFSPRITLIGGPNETGKTTLIEALHRTLFLKASATGKPVEALRSRLSSGHPSIQITFEARQEIYKLHKYFSGSSGQITLHNQKNTKCLTGPEAEELLALIIRVKESLGSKQARKVLPTRWAHLWVMQGSSGNDLLKKGKESYQLDSLLVQLEKKGGAAIQQSAHDQTVSKNIDEALEENFTSRGIKKNSIYWLTEEALNRAEKNLELAYSKLYEYEKASEELVSITSQIQTLQNIELPRLLKKRISLTKEVEEEKELKAKVNLAEKELEPIQLRYKALKTLSDEIISLQCNIKLKEEMQYKLKQVQGKNNAEELILNNETNSKRQLIKASKLKLQDLEQQRHLIQVLIERSINEKEVSGLTNELKGNQEVLGKIISLKNQLSSIVSISRSELQHIRDLGLEVRDALNLQKSMETSIKIIKSNQSIRLNSEELRPGDEKRISKVFNLFVGDDVILKIYPGGRESINSMHKKYLIKKEEFSKLLSSLKINSLEEAEKAFEDRLKLQQEIESNENSSNRSLDTIYNELEECKLKKVDIQNQLLSLEIYQKVLRKELDLPNSNDELYKFQKTIQLSIRDTSYACIKAEHDLEASQNILQKFKAKQQNDDSSLKVIESGLKDSKKRLSVIQKEHGDQVYISNQIKIVKDKLHSSEKLFIGLKKQLFSKERSYGPHEILKTEEKIRSLEVRKDYLITQKGAAKANCEIISKNDPYAVVEQAEFEVNAMRDEYQAIKRVTNAHKLLQKLFLNAQQDLSRRYTEPLAQAIGNYLKPIIPEDPIAKLNFEKINGFSELMIKRGKEFFDFNDLSGGMKEQVAAALRLSMADVLKEEHDGCLPIVFDDAFTNSDSMRLENLKKMLSQAADSGLQIILLTCDPSAYESFADHKIIF; from the coding sequence ATGCGCCTAATTAATTGTCAACTACAAAATGTACGCTTACATAAAGATCTGTTTGTGGAATTCTCACCCCGCATCACATTAATTGGCGGACCGAATGAAACAGGAAAGACCACCTTAATAGAAGCACTTCACCGAACTTTATTTCTGAAAGCGTCGGCAACTGGTAAACCTGTTGAAGCACTAAGATCACGATTAAGTTCTGGCCATCCAAGCATACAAATTACATTTGAAGCAAGACAAGAGATATACAAATTGCATAAATATTTTAGCGGGAGCTCTGGTCAAATAACACTCCATAACCAAAAAAATACAAAGTGTCTTACAGGCCCTGAAGCAGAAGAATTGTTGGCTTTGATTATTCGCGTAAAAGAATCACTTGGAAGCAAGCAAGCACGCAAAGTTCTACCAACACGATGGGCCCACCTTTGGGTTATGCAGGGCTCTTCAGGGAATGATCTACTAAAGAAAGGTAAAGAAAGTTATCAGCTAGATTCATTACTAGTTCAACTAGAAAAGAAGGGAGGTGCGGCAATACAGCAATCAGCTCATGATCAAACTGTAAGTAAAAATATTGATGAAGCACTAGAAGAAAATTTCACTAGTCGGGGTATCAAAAAGAACTCAATCTACTGGCTAACAGAAGAAGCTTTGAATAGAGCTGAAAAGAATTTAGAATTGGCATATTCAAAACTATATGAATATGAAAAAGCAAGTGAAGAACTTGTGTCAATAACAAGCCAAATACAGACTCTACAAAATATAGAACTACCAAGGCTGCTGAAAAAAAGAATCAGTCTGACAAAAGAGGTTGAAGAAGAAAAAGAACTTAAAGCAAAAGTTAACCTTGCAGAGAAAGAACTCGAGCCTATCCAATTACGGTATAAAGCTCTGAAAACCCTATCAGACGAAATCATTAGTCTTCAATGCAATATTAAACTTAAAGAAGAAATGCAATATAAACTAAAGCAGGTTCAGGGTAAAAATAATGCGGAAGAACTAATACTTAACAATGAGACAAATAGCAAGAGACAATTAATAAAGGCTAGTAAGTTAAAACTACAAGACCTAGAACAACAAAGACATTTGATTCAAGTACTTATAGAGAGGTCAATAAATGAAAAAGAAGTCTCAGGTCTTACTAATGAACTCAAAGGCAATCAAGAAGTATTAGGCAAAATTATTTCACTAAAAAATCAGCTTTCTTCTATTGTCTCAATAAGCCGTTCAGAATTACAACATATTAGAGATCTAGGTTTAGAGGTAAGAGATGCTCTTAATCTTCAAAAATCTATGGAAACTAGCATCAAAATAATAAAGTCGAACCAATCAATTCGTCTTAATTCAGAAGAACTCAGACCAGGAGACGAAAAAAGAATAAGTAAGGTATTTAACCTTTTTGTAGGGGATGATGTAATCCTAAAAATCTATCCAGGGGGAAGGGAGTCGATAAATAGTATGCACAAGAAATATTTAATAAAAAAAGAAGAGTTCTCTAAGTTGCTCTCTAGTTTAAAAATAAACTCTTTAGAAGAGGCCGAAAAAGCTTTTGAAGACAGATTAAAACTACAACAAGAAATTGAATCGAATGAAAATTCATCAAACAGGAGCCTTGATACTATTTACAATGAACTTGAAGAATGTAAGCTAAAGAAAGTTGATATTCAAAATCAACTTCTTTCTCTCGAAATATATCAAAAGGTATTAAGAAAGGAACTTGATTTACCAAATAGCAATGATGAGCTATATAAGTTTCAAAAAACTATTCAACTGAGTATCAGGGATACTTCATATGCCTGTATCAAAGCTGAACATGACCTAGAAGCCTCCCAAAATATCCTCCAAAAATTTAAAGCAAAGCAACAAAATGATGACAGCAGCCTAAAAGTAATTGAAAGTGGTCTTAAAGATTCTAAAAAAAGGCTTTCTGTTATTCAAAAAGAACATGGGGACCAAGTTTATATATCTAATCAAATAAAAATAGTTAAGGATAAACTCCACTCCAGTGAAAAATTATTCATAGGACTAAAAAAACAATTATTTTCAAAAGAGCGATCATATGGTCCCCATGAAATTTTAAAAACAGAAGAAAAGATTAGAAGTTTAGAAGTAAGAAAGGACTATCTAATCACTCAAAAAGGAGCAGCTAAAGCTAATTGCGAAATTATTAGCAAAAATGATCCATATGCAGTTGTTGAGCAAGCTGAATTTGAAGTAAACGCAATGAGAGATGAGTATCAAGCTATAAAAAGGGTGACAAATGCACACAAGCTATTGCAAAAACTTTTTCTTAATGCACAACAAGATCTTTCTAGGCGCTATACCGAGCCTTTAGCTCAAGCAATAGGAAATTATTTAAAGCCTATAATCCCAGAAGATCCAATAGCAAAGCTAAATTTTGAAAAAATAAACGGATTTAGTGAGCTTATGATCAAACGTGGCAAAGAATTTTTTGACTTTAATGATCTGAGCGGAGGAATGAAAGAACAAGTAGCAGCAGCTTTACGTTTATCAATGGCTGATGTTCTTAAAGAAGAACATGATGGGTGCCTTCCAATTGTTTTTGATGATGCCTTTACTAATTCTGACTCAATGCGTTTAGAAAACTTAAAAAAAATGCTTAGCCAAGCAGCAGATAGTGGGCTACAAATCATTTTATTAACTTGTGATCCTAGCGCATATGAATCTTTTGCCGATCATAAAATAATTTTTTAA
- a CDS encoding DNA repair exonuclease, giving the protein MISFIHTADWQIGKKFFQVKDEQKRFRLQQERINVISRIRDEVSTLQSQFVLIAGDMFDSPTPSTTSVLEVLEAIREMEVPVLVIPGNHDHGALGTIWYRHDFQRNQPKMAPNLKVLIERRPYEMDQVVLLPCPLLRNKDNNDPTDWLQSFNWNSLPSMKPRVVLAHGSIQEFGPRDYAIDNEAQSGANNMIDLKALLTDQIDYIALGDWHNLKQINAHTWYSGTPEPDRFNNGKNNHRGQVLHVEVERGMAPQVTALPTGHLNWHNMSFRFTSDADLDRFEKKIEELTAGRVSRDLLRLEISGRLSFKGHLRYEQIKADLENKLLRLRIKGECQQTPETDEIEKLTTCLEDPMIAQVALDLKGRLDNEADQNSEEASTIRLALCELYRFAVKN; this is encoded by the coding sequence ATGATCAGTTTTATCCACACAGCTGACTGGCAAATCGGTAAAAAATTCTTCCAAGTCAAAGATGAGCAAAAACGATTCAGGCTTCAGCAAGAGCGCATAAACGTTATAAGTCGTATTCGAGATGAAGTGAGTACTCTGCAATCGCAATTCGTTCTAATAGCGGGAGACATGTTCGACTCTCCCACTCCTTCAACTACATCCGTTCTAGAAGTACTCGAAGCTATTAGGGAAATGGAAGTCCCTGTATTAGTCATCCCTGGAAACCACGATCATGGTGCGCTAGGGACTATTTGGTATCGACATGACTTTCAGCGAAATCAGCCAAAGATGGCACCAAATCTAAAGGTTTTGATAGAGAGAAGACCATATGAAATGGATCAAGTTGTTCTTCTACCTTGTCCATTGCTCAGAAACAAGGACAACAATGATCCGACAGACTGGCTACAGAGCTTCAACTGGAACTCATTGCCTTCAATGAAGCCAAGAGTAGTTCTAGCTCATGGAAGCATTCAAGAGTTTGGTCCTCGCGATTATGCAATAGATAACGAGGCTCAATCTGGTGCTAACAATATGATCGACTTAAAAGCTCTTTTAACAGATCAAATTGATTACATAGCACTTGGTGATTGGCATAATCTAAAGCAAATCAATGCTCATACTTGGTATTCAGGAACCCCCGAACCAGATCGCTTTAATAACGGTAAAAACAATCATAGAGGTCAAGTTCTGCATGTGGAAGTTGAACGAGGAATGGCTCCACAAGTTACAGCCCTACCTACCGGGCACCTTAATTGGCATAACATGAGTTTCAGATTTACTAGTGATGCTGATCTTGATCGATTTGAAAAAAAGATTGAAGAGTTAACTGCTGGTCGTGTTTCACGTGATCTTCTTAGATTAGAAATAAGTGGAAGGCTTAGCTTTAAAGGCCATCTCCGATACGAGCAAATAAAAGCTGACCTTGAAAACAAGTTATTACGACTTCGAATCAAGGGTGAATGTCAACAAACTCCAGAAACTGATGAAATTGAGAAACTAACCACTTGCCTAGAAGACCCAATGATTGCTCAAGTCGCGCTCGATCTAAAGGGACGACTAGACAATGAAGCAGATCAAAATTCTGAGGAAGCCTCTACAATTCGGCTTGCACTTTGTGAATTATATCGTTTTGCTGTGAAAAATTAG
- a CDS encoding DMT family transporter yields the protein MTGIIAAISASFSWTIACFLWRSQTKYFSPTQINLIKTSLATLIFLPIIFSIDWLSDLKEIAVLFLSGVIGISLGDTFYIEALHRLGTRRTLTIEAFSPVIASLIGSLIIGDTLSNTALLGAFVVSFSLVLIANERLRKFDGFSPDYLLNQQGYIYAFLSVFCAVIAAIISRLVLKSSDLSPLQSTEIRLIGALTILVPIVRVDSLSFIKEVSIQSKSKLVLATLLGTNIGIFLQQVVFKTLPIGIGWTLLSISPVISLFFAKFEGDNINNISILSAFLALLGVVIVLL from the coding sequence ATGACTGGCATAATTGCTGCGATTTCTGCGTCTTTTTCATGGACTATTGCCTGCTTCCTTTGGCGATCGCAAACAAAATATTTTTCTCCAACTCAGATCAACCTTATAAAAACTTCGTTGGCTACATTGATTTTTCTGCCAATAATATTCTCAATTGATTGGTTGTCTGACCTGAAAGAAATAGCAGTACTTTTTTTAAGTGGCGTAATTGGAATTTCTCTTGGTGATACATTTTATATAGAAGCCCTTCATAGATTAGGTACGCGTAGAACACTTACAATTGAGGCGTTCTCTCCAGTGATTGCTAGTTTAATAGGATCACTGATTATAGGAGATACTCTTTCTAACACAGCATTATTAGGAGCATTTGTTGTTAGTTTTTCATTGGTACTAATAGCGAATGAGAGATTAAGAAAATTTGATGGCTTTTCCCCAGACTATCTTTTAAACCAACAAGGATATATCTATGCCTTTCTGTCTGTATTTTGTGCTGTTATCGCTGCAATTATTTCTAGACTTGTACTGAAAAGTTCAGACTTGTCACCACTTCAATCAACGGAGATTAGGCTTATAGGAGCATTAACAATATTAGTACCAATAGTAAGAGTTGATTCTTTATCTTTCATAAAAGAAGTTAGCATTCAAAGCAAAAGTAAACTTGTTCTTGCGACTCTTTTAGGAACAAATATAGGTATATTTCTACAGCAAGTAGTATTTAAGACATTGCCCATAGGAATAGGCTGGACCCTTTTAAGTATTTCACCTGTAATATCACTATTTTTTGCTAAATTTGAAGGCGATAATATAAATAATATAAGCATTCTATCTGCCTTTCTAGCTCTCTTAGGTGTCGTAATTGTATTACTATAA
- a CDS encoding nitroreductase has translation MDLQQALKSRRTIHVFENTNVPDQLIERAIEAANFAPCHRLTFPWRFTCINREKRQLLAKLSLEIKFPSLAIDQPIEKDTYAKYLNPSHLLIASQVLTEDPKRKKEDFAACACAIQNLFLSLVGDGVGSKWSTGKIVSDARTYTIVGIDPLQEEIIGFLWIGYGKTPLGIKRPSITSVFRR, from the coding sequence ATGGATTTACAACAGGCATTAAAAAGTCGAAGGACAATCCATGTATTTGAAAATACAAATGTTCCTGACCAGTTAATAGAGAGAGCAATTGAGGCGGCTAATTTTGCCCCTTGTCATAGGCTTACTTTCCCTTGGCGATTTACTTGCATTAATAGAGAAAAAAGACAATTGTTAGCAAAATTGTCTTTGGAAATTAAATTTCCTTCTCTGGCAATAGATCAACCTATCGAGAAAGATACCTATGCAAAATATTTAAACCCCTCTCATTTACTTATCGCCAGTCAGGTTTTAACAGAAGATCCAAAACGTAAGAAAGAAGATTTTGCTGCTTGCGCCTGTGCAATCCAAAATCTTTTTCTTTCACTTGTTGGTGATGGAGTCGGCAGCAAATGGTCAACTGGAAAGATTGTTTCGGATGCAAGGACTTACACCATTGTTGGGATTGATCCCCTGCAAGAGGAAATTATTGGTTTTTTATGGATTGGATACGGAAAAACACCTTTAGGAATAAAGAGGCCTTCAATTACTTCAGTATTTCGGCGATGA
- a CDS encoding oxidoreductase, with product MSWDLKDIPNQTGRLVLVTGANSGLGFETCKALIKKNATVILGCRSLEKAQIARNELLRENEAPKVDLLEIDLADLRAVNLAADQLRSKYGYLDILINNAGIMAPPRNLSKQGLEIQFAVNHLAHMALTNKLLPLLAKRSGARVVTVTSGAQYMGKIAWDDLQGEENYDRWASYSQSKLANVMFAFELENRLRETKSQVASLLAHPGLARTNLQATSISESGSWLEAFAYKLLDPMFQTARMGALPQLLAATSQNAKGGEQYGPRFNLRGYPKVCPLAPIALESRERKRLWEVSEKLISFYSVK from the coding sequence ATGAGCTGGGATTTAAAAGACATCCCTAACCAAACAGGCAGACTAGTTTTGGTTACTGGGGCCAATAGTGGCTTAGGTTTTGAGACTTGTAAGGCCTTAATCAAAAAAAACGCTACTGTCATTTTGGGTTGCCGCTCCCTTGAAAAAGCCCAAATTGCACGCAATGAACTTTTACGAGAAAACGAAGCTCCAAAAGTTGATTTACTGGAAATAGATCTTGCGGACCTGAGGGCAGTAAATCTAGCTGCAGATCAACTACGAAGTAAATATGGCTATCTAGACATTTTAATCAATAATGCAGGAATCATGGCCCCTCCTCGCAATCTTAGTAAGCAAGGACTAGAGATTCAATTTGCAGTCAATCACTTGGCTCATATGGCATTAACTAATAAATTATTGCCATTACTTGCCAAAAGAAGTGGTGCAAGGGTTGTCACAGTCACCTCTGGGGCCCAGTACATGGGAAAGATAGCTTGGGATGATCTGCAGGGAGAAGAAAATTATGATCGATGGGCCTCCTACTCGCAAAGCAAACTTGCCAATGTGATGTTTGCATTTGAATTAGAAAATAGATTGAGAGAAACCAAAAGCCAAGTGGCCTCACTTTTAGCTCATCCAGGCTTGGCTAGAACAAATCTTCAAGCCACTTCAATTTCAGAAAGTGGATCTTGGCTAGAAGCATTTGCTTATAAGTTGTTGGATCCAATGTTTCAGACTGCACGTATGGGTGCTTTGCCACAGTTGCTTGCCGCTACAAGTCAAAATGCAAAGGGCGGAGAGCAATATGGGCCAAGATTTAACTTAAGAGGCTATCCAAAAGTGTGTCCTCTAGCACCAATTGCCTTAGAAAGCAGAGAGAGAAAAAGACTCTGGGAGGTTAGCGAGAAATTGATTAGCTTTTACTCGGTAAAGTAA